A window from Shewanella livingstonensis encodes these proteins:
- the cyoE gene encoding heme o synthase — MNNQGQSMSAQLTSRLRGYVQVTKPGIIMGNLISVAGGFLLAAQGNVDWTLMFATMIGLSLVVASGCAVNNCIDRDIDAKMQRTRNRVTVTGEISVQAVLSFGIALGIIGFTMLAIFTNSLAVLFAAIGYVVYVGVYSLYMKRNSVYGTLVGSFSGAVPPVVGYCAVTGQMDTGAIILLLMFSLWQMPHSYAIAIFRFDDYAAANIPVLPVAEGMAKAKLHIVLYIAVFALVSALLPLAGYTGIAFMAVTFATSLWWLAMALKGYRRGINLQSWARQVFGFSIITITALSVTMALDFQVVAQPALLTLVP; from the coding sequence ATGAATAATCAAGGTCAATCTATGTCAGCACAATTAACATCACGCTTACGAGGATATGTTCAGGTAACAAAGCCTGGCATTATCATGGGTAATTTAATTTCCGTCGCTGGCGGTTTTTTACTCGCCGCACAAGGTAACGTAGATTGGACCTTGATGTTTGCCACCATGATAGGCTTGTCTTTAGTGGTGGCGTCGGGTTGCGCTGTCAATAATTGTATTGATCGCGATATCGATGCCAAAATGCAGCGTACTCGTAACCGAGTTACCGTTACCGGTGAAATATCGGTACAAGCAGTATTGAGCTTTGGCATTGCTCTGGGGATTATTGGCTTTACCATGCTGGCGATATTCACTAACAGCCTAGCGGTATTGTTTGCCGCTATCGGTTATGTGGTTTATGTCGGCGTGTACAGCCTATACATGAAGCGCAACTCGGTTTACGGCACCTTAGTAGGCAGTTTCTCAGGTGCAGTGCCGCCCGTTGTCGGTTATTGTGCGGTCACTGGACAAATGGATACAGGCGCGATTATTTTGCTACTGATGTTTAGTCTATGGCAAATGCCGCACTCGTATGCGATTGCCATTTTTCGCTTTGACGATTACGCCGCAGCCAACATTCCGGTGTTGCCTGTTGCTGAAGGTATGGCCAAAGCAAAACTGCATATCGTATTATACATAGCGGTATTTGCATTGGTTAGCGCACTATTACCACTAGCAGGTTACACGGGTATTGCCTTTATGGCCGTCACCTTTGCTACCAGTTTATGGTGGTTAGCGATGGCGTTAAAAGGTTATCGTCGCGGCATTAACTTACAGTCTTGGGCTAGGCAAGTCTTTGGATTTTCTATCATCACCATTACTGCATTAAGCGTGACCATGGCATTGGATTTTCAAGTAGTAGCCCAACCTGCACTGCTCACACTGGTGCCATAG
- the cyoD gene encoding cytochrome o ubiquinol oxidase subunit IV, translating into MSNAHSSHAAGDFGASVKSYLVGFVLSVVLTGIPFWSVMTHSFDHDTTLWIVVAAAIVQIVVHLKYFLHLDFSKEGRINTFSFLFTALIIVMVVGLSVWIIYAANELMM; encoded by the coding sequence ATGAGCAATGCACATTCAAGTCATGCCGCGGGCGACTTTGGCGCTAGCGTTAAGTCATATTTAGTCGGCTTTGTATTATCGGTTGTCTTAACCGGTATTCCATTTTGGTCGGTCATGACTCACAGCTTTGATCATGACACCACCTTATGGATTGTCGTTGCAGCGGCTATCGTACAAATCGTGGTGCATTTAAAATACTTCCTTCATTTAGATTTTTCTAAAGAAGGTAGGATCAATACATTCTCGTTCTTATTCACTGCATTGATTATTGTCATGGTAGTGGGTTTATCTGTGTGGATTATCTACGCAGCAAACGAACTAATGATGTAA
- the cyoC gene encoding cytochrome o ubiquinol oxidase subunit III: MSIAIKADLHVAHSAEHNDQHHDDHHDTSGNTLFGFWIYLMTDCILFASVFATYAVLFMNTDGGVSGKDIFELDFVLIETAALLVSSITYGFAMICARHQKKAATLTWLLITFALGCVFIAMEVYEFHHLIEHGNGPDRSAFLSAFFALVGMHGLHVTAGLIWMLIMMVEVIKCGLNNRSITRLSCLSLFWHFLDIVWVCVFTVVYLLGVL, encoded by the coding sequence ATGAGTATTGCTATTAAAGCAGATTTACACGTAGCTCATTCTGCTGAGCACAATGATCAACACCATGATGATCATCATGACACTAGCGGTAACACCTTGTTCGGTTTTTGGATTTATCTCATGACCGACTGTATTTTGTTCGCCTCAGTGTTTGCGACTTATGCGGTGTTATTTATGAACACCGATGGAGGGGTGTCGGGCAAAGATATTTTCGAATTAGACTTCGTGCTTATCGAAACTGCCGCCTTATTGGTCAGTAGTATTACTTATGGCTTTGCCATGATTTGCGCTAGACACCAAAAGAAAGCAGCAACATTAACGTGGTTATTAATCACCTTTGCGTTGGGTTGTGTGTTTATCGCGATGGAAGTGTACGAGTTCCATCACCTGATTGAACATGGTAATGGCCCAGATCGCAGCGCCTTTTTATCAGCATTTTTCGCCCTAGTCGGCATGCATGGTTTGCATGTTACAGCGGGCTTAATTTGGATGCTGATCATGATGGTTGAAGTTATCAAATGCGGTTTAAATAATCGCAGCATCACTCGCTTGAGTTGCTTAAGTTTGTTTTGGCATTTCTTAGACATCGTGTGGGTGTGTGTGTTTACCGTTGTTTATTTGTTAGGAGTCTTGTAA
- the cyoB gene encoding cytochrome o ubiquinol oxidase subunit I: MPFLGKLTLESIPYHEPIIMVTLAAVAIIGFIVAALITKHQKWGVLWHDWLTSVDHKKLGIMYIVLAMVMLIRGFSDAIMMRTQQALATNGAAGYLPPEHYDQIFTAHGVIMIIFMAMPFMIGLMNLVVPLQIGARDVAFPFLNNLSFWLTTSGAILINISLGLGEFAKTGWVAYPPLSELAYSPGVGVDYYIWALQISGIGTTLTGVNFIATVLKMRAPGMKLMQMPIFTWACTWANVLIVASFPILTAVLGMLTLDRYLDFHFFTNDGGGNAMMYINLFWAWGHPEVYILVLPAFGIFSEVFSTFTSKRLFGYTSMVWATGAISVLGFIVWLHHFFTMGSSANVNAFFGVMTMVIAVPTGVKLFNWLFTIYRGRLRLTVPVLWGLGFMVTFTIGGMTGVLLALPGADYVLHNSLFLIAHFHNTIIGGAVFGYMAGFAYWFPKAMGFTLNERLGKASFWCWQIGFYVAFMPLYVLGFMGMTRRINHTDNPAWNFWLYFAVVGAFIILVGIILQFVQLYVSFRDREQNLDTTGDPWNGHTLEWSTSSPPQFYNFAQLEPVTDIDTFTDMKEKGTAYQRRETYQPIHMPKNTASGITMAACITAMGFAAIWHIWWLAIVGFGATFVLFLLRAYDNDVDYYVQPDEVARIENAHIDNVARGR; this comes from the coding sequence ATGCCATTTCTTGGAAAATTAACTCTCGAGTCAATTCCGTATCATGAACCTATCATTATGGTGACCCTTGCGGCGGTCGCCATTATTGGATTCATTGTTGCGGCTTTAATCACTAAGCATCAAAAATGGGGCGTGCTGTGGCACGATTGGTTAACCTCGGTTGACCATAAAAAACTCGGTATTATGTATATCGTGTTAGCAATGGTGATGTTAATCCGCGGTTTTTCTGACGCGATTATGATGCGAACTCAACAAGCACTGGCTACCAATGGTGCGGCGGGTTATTTACCCCCAGAACATTACGACCAAATCTTCACAGCCCATGGCGTGATCATGATTATCTTTATGGCGATGCCATTTATGATTGGTTTAATGAACTTAGTTGTACCGCTGCAAATTGGTGCCCGCGATGTCGCGTTCCCATTCTTAAATAATTTAAGCTTTTGGCTAACCACCTCTGGGGCGATATTAATCAATATCTCACTTGGACTCGGTGAATTTGCTAAAACTGGTTGGGTCGCTTATCCGCCCTTATCTGAGCTGGCATACAGCCCGGGGGTGGGGGTCGATTATTATATCTGGGCCTTGCAGATATCTGGTATCGGGACAACCTTAACCGGGGTGAACTTTATCGCCACGGTATTAAAAATGCGCGCTCCGGGCATGAAGCTAATGCAAATGCCTATTTTCACTTGGGCCTGTACCTGGGCTAACGTGTTAATCGTTGCATCATTCCCAATTTTAACCGCTGTTTTAGGTATGTTGACCTTAGACCGCTATTTAGACTTCCACTTCTTTACTAATGATGGTGGCGGTAACGCCATGATGTACATCAACCTTTTTTGGGCTTGGGGTCATCCTGAAGTCTATATTTTGGTATTACCGGCTTTCGGTATTTTCTCTGAAGTGTTTTCAACCTTTACCTCGAAGCGTTTATTTGGTTACACCTCAATGGTGTGGGCAACGGGTGCAATTTCTGTACTTGGCTTTATTGTGTGGTTACACCATTTCTTTACCATGGGTTCAAGCGCTAACGTTAACGCCTTCTTCGGCGTAATGACCATGGTGATTGCGGTGCCGACTGGGGTAAAACTGTTTAACTGGTTATTTACCATTTATCGCGGCCGTTTACGTTTGACCGTGCCAGTATTGTGGGGCTTAGGCTTTATGGTGACCTTCACCATCGGCGGCATGACTGGGGTATTGTTAGCATTACCAGGAGCCGATTATGTGTTGCATAACAGCTTGTTTTTAATCGCCCATTTCCATAACACCATTATTGGTGGTGCGGTATTTGGTTATATGGCTGGTTTTGCTTACTGGTTCCCTAAAGCAATGGGTTTCACGCTTAACGAACGTTTAGGTAAGGCATCATTTTGGTGTTGGCAAATAGGCTTCTATGTGGCGTTTATGCCGCTGTACGTGCTTGGTTTTATGGGCATGACACGTCGTATTAATCACACAGATAACCCAGCGTGGAACTTCTGGCTTTACTTTGCCGTAGTCGGCGCATTCATCATTCTTGTGGGGATTATTTTACAGTTTGTGCAATTGTATGTCAGCTTCCGCGACCGTGAGCAAAACTTGGATACCACAGGCGATCCATGGAATGGCCACACACTTGAATGGTCAACCTCTTCACCACCACAGTTTTATAACTTTGCCCAGTTAGAGCCCGTAACGGACATTGATACGTTCACCGACATGAAAGAAAAAGGCACTGCCTATCAACGTCGTGAAACCTATCAGCCAATTCACATGCCTAAAAATACTGCCAGCGGTATTACCATGGCTGCGTGTATTACAGCCATGGGCTTTGCGGCAATTTGGCATATCTGGTGGTTAGCCATCGTTGGATTTGGCGCTACGTTTGTGTTGTTTTTACTACGCGCTTACGACAATGACGTGGACTATTACGTGCAACCCGATGAAGTCGCACGTATTGAAAATGCACATATTGATAACGTAGCAAGGGGCCGATAA
- the cyoA gene encoding ubiquinol oxidase subunit II, whose translation MLIRNLSKPVLAALAFMLAGCEGGVLDPKGQIGIDEKNLIIVATLLMLIVVIPVIFMTLYFAWKYRDGRDEEIYAPKWAHSTAIEVVVWVVPIIIVIILGVITWNSTHDLDPYKPLVHDAKPVKVEVVSLDWKWLFIYPEYGIASVNELAFPANVPVNFKITSDTAMNSFFIPQLGSQIYSMAGMATKLHLIANEPGTFEGISANYSGAGFAGMKFNAIATATTGDFDAWVAKVKQQGNTLDVEQYKQLAQKSENNPVQYYGSVQKGMFNYIVMQYMHPDSNMKSMDGMENMEGMHDMGNMKSMSGMDHAKHMQNMEHMADKDAEKHSGLSSPSHSTTEHSSTASGEAE comes from the coding sequence TTGTTAATTCGAAATTTAAGTAAACCTGTACTGGCTGCATTAGCATTTATGCTAGCCGGCTGTGAAGGTGGCGTACTGGATCCCAAAGGTCAAATCGGCATAGATGAGAAAAATCTCATTATTGTGGCGACGCTGCTGATGCTCATTGTGGTTATTCCGGTAATTTTCATGACCTTGTATTTTGCATGGAAATACCGCGATGGTCGCGATGAAGAAATTTATGCGCCTAAATGGGCACATTCAACCGCGATTGAAGTCGTGGTGTGGGTAGTACCGATTATTATCGTTATCATTCTGGGAGTTATCACTTGGAATTCAACTCACGATTTAGACCCCTACAAACCGCTTGTGCATGACGCTAAGCCGGTGAAGGTTGAAGTGGTGTCATTAGACTGGAAATGGTTATTTATCTATCCAGAGTACGGCATTGCATCGGTTAACGAATTGGCCTTCCCTGCTAACGTTCCGGTTAACTTTAAAATTACCTCCGACACAGCAATGAACTCCTTTTTCATTCCGCAGTTAGGCAGCCAAATTTACTCTATGGCAGGCATGGCGACTAAGTTACACCTTATTGCAAATGAGCCTGGCACCTTTGAGGGAATTTCAGCTAACTACAGTGGTGCAGGTTTTGCTGGCATGAAATTTAATGCCATTGCAACTGCAACAACAGGCGATTTTGATGCCTGGGTTGCCAAGGTAAAACAACAAGGTAACACCTTGGATGTTGAGCAATATAAGCAACTGGCACAAAAAAGTGAAAACAATCCTGTTCAATACTACGGGTCAGTGCAAAAAGGCATGTTTAATTACATTGTTATGCAGTACATGCATCCAGATTCGAACATGAAATCAATGGACGGTATGGAAAATATGGAAGGCATGCACGACATGGGCAATATGAAATCAATGTCTGGTATGGATCATGCCAAACATATGCAAAACATGGAGCATATGGCTGACAAGGACGCTGAAAAACATTCTGGACTTTCATCACCTTCACACTCAACCACAGAGCATTCATCGACTGCATCTGGGGAGGCGGAATAA
- a CDS encoding NAD(P)H-dependent flavin oxidoreductase — translation MKGVNSFTKHFDIQPIIQAPMAGVSTPQLAAAVSNAGGLGSLGIGASSVAQAQQLIRETRLLTNAPFNVNVFCHAPAQRDAIKEHAWLLHLDELFVELGAKAPTQIDEIYTSFIEDEAMFNMLLNERPAVVSFHFGLPSREKISALKQAGIYTMATATNLHEAQSIELAGIDAIVAQGIEAGGHRGMFNPALIDELLSTSELVRLLVQQTQLPVIAAGGIMDGLGIKAALDLGAVAAQLGTAFILCPESAANASYRENLKSERASFTKLTSVLSGRPARGIVNRFITHGESKGAPSPADYPVAYDAAKQLNAMASKLDNHHFAAQWAGQGAPFVREMSVEKLIYVLIDELQLA, via the coding sequence ATGAAAGGTGTTAATTCCTTTACCAAACACTTTGATATTCAGCCTATTATTCAAGCGCCGATGGCTGGTGTTTCTACGCCGCAATTGGCTGCAGCAGTTTCAAACGCTGGTGGTCTCGGCTCATTGGGGATTGGTGCTAGTTCGGTAGCGCAAGCTCAGCAGTTGATTAGGGAAACCCGCTTGCTTACCAATGCGCCGTTTAATGTGAATGTATTTTGTCATGCACCTGCTCAGCGTGATGCAATAAAAGAACATGCTTGGTTACTCCATCTGGATGAGTTATTTGTTGAGTTGGGTGCAAAAGCACCAACCCAAATAGATGAAATCTATACCAGTTTTATCGAAGACGAAGCCATGTTCAACATGCTGCTGAATGAACGCCCTGCGGTGGTGAGTTTTCATTTTGGCTTGCCATCACGTGAAAAAATTAGTGCCCTAAAACAAGCTGGTATTTATACCATGGCCACGGCAACTAATTTACACGAAGCCCAGTCTATTGAGCTCGCTGGGATAGATGCCATCGTTGCACAAGGTATTGAAGCTGGTGGGCATCGCGGTATGTTTAATCCTGCGCTTATAGATGAACTCTTAAGCACTTCGGAATTGGTCAGATTACTGGTGCAACAGACTCAATTACCTGTCATTGCCGCTGGAGGCATTATGGATGGGCTGGGAATTAAAGCGGCTCTCGATTTGGGCGCAGTTGCTGCGCAGCTTGGCACCGCTTTTATACTTTGTCCTGAATCTGCGGCAAATGCTAGCTATCGTGAAAACCTCAAAAGTGAGCGAGCAAGTTTCACCAAACTGACTTCTGTGCTGTCTGGTCGGCCCGCTCGCGGAATCGTTAATCGTTTTATCACCCATGGCGAATCTAAAGGTGCGCCTTCGCCCGCAGATTATCCTGTTGCGTATGATGCAGCTAAACAACTTAATGCAATGGCGAGTAAACTTGATAATCACCACTTTGCAGCACAATGGGCTGGCCAAGGTGCTCCCTTTGTGCGCGAGATGTCTGTTGAGAAGTTAATCTATGTTCTGATTGATGAGTTACAGCTAGCCTAA
- the ribB gene encoding 3,4-dihydroxy-2-butanone-4-phosphate synthase has translation MNQLSLLAEFGEPITRVENALAALREGRGVLLLDDEDRENEGDIIYSVEHLTTAQMALMIREGSGIVCLCLTDEHANKLELPPMVINNNSANQTAFTISIEAKHGVTTGVSAQDRVTTIKTAANRDAKASDLAHPGHVFPLRARAGGVMARRGHTEGTVDLMQMAGLMPAGVLCELTNEDGSMAKTPEIVTFGRKHNMPLLTIEDMVMYRNQYDLKLA, from the coding sequence ATGAATCAGTTATCACTACTTGCCGAATTTGGCGAACCAATCACCCGTGTAGAAAATGCATTAGCAGCGCTTAGAGAAGGCCGAGGTGTATTACTACTCGATGATGAAGACCGCGAAAATGAAGGCGACATTATTTATTCTGTCGAGCACTTAACCACAGCCCAAATGGCATTAATGATCCGCGAAGGCAGCGGCATTGTGTGTTTATGCTTAACCGACGAACACGCCAACAAACTTGAGTTGCCGCCGATGGTTATAAATAATAACAGCGCCAACCAAACTGCGTTTACCATCTCCATTGAAGCAAAACACGGTGTTACCACTGGCGTTTCCGCTCAAGATCGCGTGACCACCATTAAAACTGCTGCTAACCGGGATGCCAAAGCATCAGACTTGGCCCATCCTGGACACGTATTCCCATTACGTGCTCGTGCTGGCGGAGTAATGGCACGTCGTGGCCATACCGAAGGTACTGTTGATTTAATGCAAATGGCAGGATTAATGCCTGCTGGTGTGTTGTGTGAGCTGACAAATGAAGATGGCAGCATGGCTAAAACGCCAGAAATTGTTACCTTTGGTCGCAAACATAATATGCCATTACTCACCATTGAAGACATGGTGATGTACCGTAATCAGTACGATTTAAAACTGGCATAA
- a CDS encoding thioesterase family protein, with the protein MNLYFRIILLFLWRIGHCKSIGFLGTSRIDYRALPLDCDINMHLTNSRYPAFMDLARTYLIAEMGLMKQFLKNKWLPIVNAAEFTYIRDIKPFEKFTIETKIVGWDEKYFYIEHRMLTARGLHCIAHVRGVFVCRGKQVPIETLIAAAGYTGDTPEMPAEVVKWKQFLQLKKERNI; encoded by the coding sequence ATGAATCTGTATTTTCGTATTATTTTGTTATTTTTATGGCGAATAGGTCATTGTAAAAGTATTGGTTTTTTAGGCACTAGCCGAATTGATTACCGTGCTTTACCGTTAGATTGCGATATCAATATGCATTTAACTAACTCGCGCTATCCTGCTTTTATGGATTTAGCGCGCACCTATTTGATTGCCGAAATGGGTTTGATGAAACAGTTTTTAAAAAACAAATGGTTACCGATAGTGAATGCGGCAGAGTTTACTTATATCCGCGATATTAAGCCGTTTGAAAAGTTTACCATTGAAACTAAAATTGTTGGTTGGGACGAAAAATACTTTTATATTGAACATCGTATGCTCACCGCCCGTGGCTTACATTGCATTGCGCATGTCCGTGGTGTGTTTGTATGCCGAGGTAAACAAGTGCCTATTGAAACCTTAATCGCAGCAGCCGGTTACACAGGTGACACACCTGAAATGCCTGCTGAAGTGGTTAAATGGAAACAGTTTTTACAACTAAAAAAAGAACGTAATATATAG
- a CDS encoding DNA-3-methyladenine glycosylase I encodes MALEKFSDIWARACERKGGPAAVKSLLPDTLDADEISEYTDAQLLSVMSKRVFQSGFVWRVVDNKWPAYEKAFFDFEPMKVLMLSPDQIQQRATDPELIRHQKKTQAIVDNAYMIQQINAEHGSFAEFIAHWPSDDITGLWQVLKKRGTRLGGNTGPYFLRAIGKDTFLLSQDVQSYLTGHKVVDAGFTSQTALRQSQAAFNHWQQESGMSLAQISRTISFGVGDNRV; translated from the coding sequence GTGGCATTAGAAAAGTTCAGTGATATTTGGGCACGAGCCTGTGAGCGTAAAGGCGGACCTGCGGCAGTTAAGTCATTGCTGCCTGACACTCTCGATGCCGATGAAATCAGCGAATATACTGATGCGCAGTTATTGTCTGTTATGAGTAAGCGCGTGTTTCAAAGCGGCTTTGTGTGGCGAGTGGTTGATAATAAATGGCCTGCGTATGAAAAAGCCTTTTTTGACTTTGAGCCCATGAAAGTGCTGATGCTGTCACCAGATCAAATTCAACAGCGGGCAACCGACCCTGAGCTTATTCGGCATCAAAAGAAAACCCAAGCGATTGTTGATAATGCTTACATGATCCAGCAGATCAATGCTGAACACGGCAGCTTTGCTGAATTTATTGCACATTGGCCAAGTGATGACATAACGGGTTTATGGCAAGTGCTTAAAAAACGTGGCACTCGTTTAGGCGGTAATACCGGCCCTTATTTTTTACGCGCAATCGGTAAGGACACTTTTTTGCTAAGCCAAGATGTACAGTCATATTTAACCGGCCATAAAGTTGTTGATGCTGGATTTACATCGCAAACGGCCTTGCGCCAATCTCAAGCAGCGTTTAATCATTGGCAACAAGAGTCAGGCATGAGCTTAGCGCAAATAAGCCGGACAATTTCATTTGGTGTCGGTGATAATAGAGTGTAA
- a CDS encoding TetR/AcrR family transcriptional regulator — protein sequence MKPMNTEKPTRSQLKRAAIIEAARTTFKELGVAATSMDKLAEVAGVSKRTVYNHFATKEALVMTLMTDLWEQALSQPTVVYHPHQPLDAQLQQLVRDDINYLQSKEHIEVSRMVIGHLFYTTEMQQELQKVIKAENAILRWIKAATHDEKLTVTDVEQAQTELQSLIKGQCFWPLIFQVEEPLNDTQKQQIANNITTMFLCRYKI from the coding sequence ATGAAACCAATGAACACAGAAAAACCAACACGCAGCCAACTTAAACGCGCTGCGATTATTGAAGCAGCCAGAACAACCTTTAAAGAATTAGGGGTTGCGGCTACAAGTATGGATAAACTAGCCGAAGTGGCTGGAGTGTCTAAGCGAACAGTCTATAACCACTTTGCGACTAAAGAAGCCTTAGTCATGACCTTGATGACAGACTTATGGGAGCAAGCATTATCGCAACCCACTGTGGTATATCACCCACACCAGCCTTTAGATGCGCAGTTACAGCAGTTAGTACGTGACGATATAAACTATCTGCAATCAAAAGAGCACATTGAAGTGTCGCGAATGGTGATTGGACATTTATTCTATACCACTGAAATGCAGCAAGAATTACAAAAAGTGATAAAAGCAGAGAACGCAATTTTGCGTTGGATTAAAGCCGCTACACACGATGAAAAATTAACGGTGACGGATGTAGAGCAAGCCCAAACAGAATTGCAGAGCTTGATAAAAGGCCAATGTTTTTGGCCGTTGATCTTTCAGGTTGAAGAGCCATTAAACGATACCCAAAAACAACAGATTGCGAATAATATTACTACCATGTTTTTATGTCGTTATAAGATTTAA
- a CDS encoding MBL fold metallo-hydrolase: MKILLSIILVLVTLMAIIWLSKYWSASRTSKTQIFSNTETVYKADLSSLWPIAKAYWSTKRQAPIPKDAIPLQTLTPDILAQSTEDAVYRLGHSTLLMRIDGEYLLIDPVFSQRASPVQWAGPKRFHQSPISIADLPAIKTVIISHDHYDHLDKAAIEQLAAKVEHFVTPTNVGNHLIAWGVAPIKVTELEWWQSVELTGLSITATPAQHFSGRGLLDSNQTLWASWVIQGLQHKVFFSGDSGYFNGFKKIGERYGPFDLSMIETGAYNELWSDIHMLPEQSLQAHIDVNAKAMMPVHNGTFDLALHDWFEPFERINQLAKQHHISLLTPRFGQAVLLANPQADELWWRSIMVNPQNTDELNKLVINNN, translated from the coding sequence ATGAAAATATTACTCAGTATCATATTAGTGCTAGTCACATTAATGGCTATTATTTGGCTAAGTAAATATTGGTCTGCATCGCGTACGTCAAAAACGCAAATATTTAGTAACACAGAAACAGTCTATAAAGCCGATTTGAGTAGTTTATGGCCAATTGCTAAAGCGTATTGGTCGACAAAGCGACAAGCGCCGATCCCTAAAGATGCGATTCCATTACAAACGTTAACTCCAGATATATTGGCGCAATCAACTGAAGATGCTGTATATCGATTAGGTCATTCAACGTTGTTAATGCGTATCGATGGCGAATATTTGTTAATCGACCCGGTATTTAGCCAGCGAGCCTCACCAGTACAATGGGCTGGACCAAAGCGTTTTCATCAATCGCCCATTAGTATTGCCGATTTACCAGCGATTAAAACCGTGATTATTAGCCACGATCATTATGATCATCTTGATAAAGCCGCCATTGAACAATTGGCTGCGAAAGTTGAGCATTTTGTTACGCCAACCAATGTGGGTAATCATCTTATTGCTTGGGGGGTTGCTCCTATTAAAGTCACCGAGCTTGAATGGTGGCAGTCTGTTGAGTTAACTGGCTTGAGCATTACCGCGACGCCAGCACAACATTTTTCTGGTCGTGGCTTGCTTGATAGCAATCAAACGTTATGGGCCAGTTGGGTTATTCAAGGCTTGCAGCACAAAGTATTCTTTAGCGGCGACAGTGGCTATTTTAATGGTTTTAAAAAAATTGGTGAGCGCTATGGGCCGTTTGATCTGAGCATGATTGAAACAGGCGCCTATAATGAATTGTGGAGCGATATCCACATGTTGCCAGAGCAGAGCTTACAAGCACATATTGATGTTAATGCCAAAGCGATGATGCCGGTACATAATGGCACTTTCGATTTAGCCTTGCATGATTGGTTCGAACCTTTTGAACGTATTAATCAGTTAGCAAAACAGCACCATATTAGCTTGCTAACCCCTCGGTTTGGTCAGGCAGTGCTGTTGGCTAATCCGCAGGCTGACGAGTTATGGTGGCGGAGTATTATGGTGAATCCACAAAATACAGATGAATTAAATAAGCTTGTCATCAATAACAACTAA